One Flavobacterium sp. 90 DNA segment encodes these proteins:
- a CDS encoding NAD(P)H-dependent oxidoreductase subunit E, whose translation MERKHYKQEINMTEALMTRINELISHYPEDKRKSALLPVLHEVQDAHDNWLSTELQDKVAEILHIKPIEVYEVVTFYTMYNQKPIGKYMFEFCQTSCCCLSGAENLMDYTSEKLGIKMGETTPDGMFTIAGVECLGACGYAPMMQLGDFYKEKLTEEKIDQLIADCRDDKIILHDK comes from the coding sequence ATGGAACGTAAACATTACAAACAAGAAATAAACATGACTGAAGCATTGATGACTCGCATCAATGAATTGATCAGTCATTATCCTGAAGACAAAAGAAAATCGGCTTTGTTACCAGTTTTGCACGAAGTGCAGGATGCGCATGACAACTGGTTAAGTACAGAGTTACAGGATAAAGTTGCTGAAATTTTGCACATTAAACCAATTGAGGTTTACGAAGTGGTTACTTTTTATACCATGTATAACCAAAAACCAATTGGAAAATACATGTTCGAATTCTGTCAGACTTCTTGTTGTTGTTTAAGCGGTGCCGAAAATTTAATGGATTATACTTCTGAAAAATTAGGCATTAAAATGGGCGAAACAACTCCAGACGGAATGTTTACCATTGCTGGTGTAGAATGTTTAGGTGCTTGCGGATACGCTCCGATGATGCAGTTAGGAGATTTCTACAAAGAAAAACTCACAGAAGAAAAAATCGATCAGTTAATTGCTGATTGTAGAGATGATAAAATAATATTACACGATAAATAA
- the nuoF gene encoding NADH-quinone oxidoreductase subunit NuoF, producing the protein MSQKILLDKINVPGIKTYEVYRQNGGYASVEKALKTLTPDEVVEEVKKSGLRGRGGAGFPAGMKWSFIDKKSGKPRHLVCNADESEPGTFKDRYLMEFIPHLLIEGMITSSFALGANLSYIYIRGEYMWVFKILERAIAEAKAAGWLGKNILGTGYDLELHVHCGAGAYICGEETALIESLEGKRGNPRIKPPFPAVSGLWANPTVVNNVETIATVPWIINNSGDDYAKIGIGRSTGTKLISASGHIKNPGVYEIELGLSVDEFMNSDEYLGGMSSSRPLKAFVPGGSSVPILPAELIFKTVNGEDRLMTYESLSDGGFATGSMLGSGGFIVYNDTACVVRNTWNFARFYHHESCGQCTPCREGTGWLEKILWRIENGQGREEDIELLWSIQSKIEGNTICPLGDAASWPVAAAIRHFRDEFEYHVRFPEKIKHRDHFVAEPFSQVKHLVGGKVIV; encoded by the coding sequence ATGTCACAGAAAATATTATTAGATAAAATAAATGTTCCGGGTATCAAAACCTACGAAGTATATCGCCAAAATGGTGGTTATGCTTCTGTAGAAAAAGCTTTGAAAACACTTACACCAGATGAAGTTGTTGAAGAAGTAAAAAAATCAGGACTTCGTGGTCGTGGTGGTGCAGGTTTCCCTGCGGGAATGAAATGGAGTTTTATTGACAAAAAATCAGGAAAACCAAGACACTTAGTTTGTAATGCTGATGAGTCTGAACCAGGAACTTTCAAAGATCGTTATTTGATGGAATTTATTCCTCACTTGTTGATCGAAGGAATGATTACTTCAAGTTTTGCTTTAGGCGCTAACTTATCATATATCTACATTCGTGGAGAATATATGTGGGTTTTCAAAATATTAGAAAGAGCTATCGCCGAAGCTAAAGCTGCCGGTTGGTTAGGAAAAAATATATTAGGAACAGGTTACGATTTAGAATTACACGTTCACTGTGGAGCCGGAGCTTATATTTGTGGAGAAGAAACTGCACTTATTGAATCTTTGGAAGGTAAAAGAGGAAATCCTCGTATCAAACCACCATTTCCTGCAGTTTCAGGACTTTGGGCAAATCCAACTGTGGTAAACAACGTAGAAACTATCGCAACTGTGCCTTGGATCATCAACAATTCTGGTGATGATTATGCAAAAATCGGAATTGGACGTTCAACAGGAACTAAATTAATTTCTGCTTCAGGACATATTAAAAACCCGGGAGTTTATGAAATTGAGTTAGGTTTAAGTGTTGATGAATTTATGAATTCTGATGAATACTTAGGTGGAATGTCTTCTAGCAGACCTCTAAAAGCATTTGTACCAGGAGGATCTTCTGTGCCAATTTTACCAGCTGAATTAATTTTCAAAACAGTAAATGGAGAAGACAGATTAATGACTTACGAATCTTTAAGTGATGGTGGCTTTGCTACCGGATCGATGTTAGGTTCTGGAGGATTTATCGTTTATAATGACACTGCTTGTGTGGTTAGAAACACTTGGAATTTTGCTCGTTTTTACCACCATGAATCTTGCGGACAATGTACACCTTGCCGTGAAGGAACAGGATGGTTGGAAAAAATATTATGGAGAATCGAAAACGGTCAAGGCCGTGAAGAGGATATCGAATTATTGTGGAGCATTCAAAGCAAAATCGAGGGCAATACAATTTGCCCACTAGGTGATGCAGCTTCTTGGCCAGTTGCAGCAGCGATTCGCCACTTTAGAGATGAGTTTGAATATCACGTTCGTTTCCCTGAAAAAATAAAACACAGAGATCACTTTGTTGCTGAACCTTTCTCGCAAGTGAAACATTTAGTAGGTGGTAAAGTAATCGTATAA